One Triticum dicoccoides isolate Atlit2015 ecotype Zavitan chromosome 5B, WEW_v2.0, whole genome shotgun sequence genomic window carries:
- the LOC119307407 gene encoding proline-rich protein 12-like, which produces MASAAASRPPAPPPPPPPPPPSAAMQWLGPRVSFSLEDAGGCTAAGGGAAGKASNDFEFLLAGCSAVSTMLPADELFSGGKLVPLRLPSSSGCSSEVVTTRPPPAPAATTQQQQQPETPRAEEETKDAVVEAEQAAEEPKVPARRWRDLLRRRKQQASSSSSSSTETKQPLRRLLRRGPKPPEQEPSLSLPLLRDPNEPDKPAPAPASAPTPSPTPPPPVSTSQHQLPPKIRLTAAQVAAPPPPPPPPPPPPSAVAADSPRLNAAGKVVFNGLGRSSSSPSSLAGGRRHRSGSGGSGMERSYSAHVRVTPVLNVPVCRKSVSVFGIDRLFSPSSASTAAAAHAAAKKQGKVAKKEATAPPPPPSSSH; this is translated from the coding sequence ATGGCTTCCGCTGCGGCGTCGCGCCccccggccccgccgccgccgcctcccccgcccccgCCGTCGGCCGCGATGCAGTGGCTCGGCCCGCGCGTCTCCTTCAGCCTCGAGGACGCCGGCGGATGCACGGCTGCGGGGGGTGGGGCAGCGGGGAAGGCGAGCAACGACTTCGAGTTCCTGCTCGCCGGCTGCTCGGCCGTCTCCACCATGCTGCCCGCCGACGAGCTCTTCTCCGGGGGCAAGCTCGTGCCGCTCCGCCTCCCGTCTTCGAGCGGCTGTTCGTCGGAGGTGGTGACCACGCGGcctccgccggcgccggcggcgacaacgcagcagcagcagcagccggagACGCCGAGGGCGGAGGAGGAAACGAAGGatgcggtggtggaggcggagCAGGCGGCGGAGGAGCCCAAGGTTCCGGCCAGGAGGTGGAGGGACCTGCTCCGGAGGCGGAAGCAGcaggcgtcctcctcctcctcctcgtccacggAGACCAAGCAgccgctccgccgcctcctccgccgcgggCCGAAGCCGCCCGAGCAGGAGCCGTCCCTCAGCCTCCCGCTCCTCCGCGACCCCAACGAGCCCGACAAGCCCGCGCCGGCACCCGCATCGGCCCCGACTCcatcgccgaccccgccgcctcccGTCAGCACATCGCAGCACCAGCTCCCGCCAAAGATCCGGCTCACGGCGGCGCAGGTTGCCGCGCCGCCACCCCCGCCAccccctcctccacctcctccctccgcCGTGGCCGCCGACAGCCCGCGCCTGAACGCGGCCGGCAAGGTGGTGTTCAACGGGCTGGGCCGCAGCTCGAGCAGCCCGAGCAGCCTGGCGGGCGGGCGGCGCCACCGGTCCGGGTCCGGCGGCAGCGGCATGGAGCGGTCCTACTCGGCGCACGTGCGCGTGACGCCGGTGCTGAACGTGCCCGTCTGCCGCAAGTCCGTGTCCGTGTTCGGCATCGACCGGCTCTTCTCCCCGTCGtccgcgtccaccgccgccgccgcccacgcggCCGCGAAGAAGCAGGGGAAGGTGGCGAAGAAGGAGGcgaccgcaccaccaccaccaccatcctccTCGCATTAA